A single region of the Candidatus Methanomethylicota archaeon genome encodes:
- a CDS encoding methyl-coenzyme M reductase operon protein D: protein MSEQEIEIMPRRLMSMDKAEEFVNLIKSTGLINEVLLYKHKYYDGRYLVGRFILLINRVTPEEVIEKITPICEQMMPYGFDIRIGKFTKPRPTVSDYIRGAVYWKESLEEVRK, encoded by the coding sequence TTGAGTGAACAAGAAATAGAAATAATGCCAAGACGTTTAATGTCTATGGATAAAGCTGAGGAATTTGTTAATTTAATTAAATCTACAGGTCTAATAAACGAAGTATTATTATATAAACATAAATATTATGATGGGCGATATTTGGTAGGAAGATTTATTCTACTAATTAATAGAGTAACCCCTGAGGAAGTTATAGAAAAAATAACTCCAATTTGTGAACAAATGATGCCATATGGCTTTGATATTAGAATAGGAAAGTTTACAAAACCAAGGCCCACAGTTTCAGACTATATTAGGGGTGCAGTTTATTGGAAAGAATCATTGGAAGAAGTTCGCAAATAG
- a CDS encoding methanogenesis marker 3 protein — protein MKIIIDGKEVNVQEGVTIRDFLPEKKNEFIIAVKKIIDVKSVITNLYEVITTKGKMIIKWECEKALDKWRQIYKNFEGCKVRWATNEAIAFGPTITNFKPSIKEVELKKNEVTISLSGMSSEESHLIFSKKLHTGLYFPPNDGDVMGRVVYGKHLLDFLKIGDMIKKISPIIEKRGGFQLIRANLDYIPNDGDEIITKMEINLDYESPKNGEHLYNMLENGFFVSRKTSRFIAYDKQVVSLESEKIGVRERGIVSIRNNGNKAGSIYIYINNAPISMNHTIVGKVVRGLEIADVALEGDKIDLVINPIRIELLGRTQKEASLILEKLGIKHIRDGDERDDAIIVDHSPSTTLEIFKKKEVICKGVPKERILKIKLYRNLAPSTIDYFEKVSNINIRKIGKLKVFFTTKDVVLFKGNLELGKILLPENIPKDFVSPGIIGVTNSVKKYSGIIGIRISKSDRFGPTAEGFEGSNIIGEVIEGLENLKNVKENDEVYIMEVDK, from the coding sequence ATGAAAATAATAATTGATGGAAAGGAAGTTAATGTTCAAGAAGGTGTTACTATTAGAGATTTTTTACCTGAAAAGAAAAATGAATTCATTATAGCAGTTAAAAAAATAATTGATGTAAAAAGTGTTATTACAAATCTTTATGAAGTTATAACAACAAAAGGTAAAATGATAATAAAGTGGGAATGTGAAAAAGCATTAGATAAATGGAGACAAATTTATAAAAACTTTGAAGGATGTAAAGTAAGATGGGCAACAAATGAAGCCATAGCTTTTGGTCCTACAATTACAAATTTTAAACCATCAATTAAAGAGGTTGAACTTAAGAAAAATGAAGTTACAATAAGTCTTTCTGGAATGAGTTCTGAAGAATCTCATTTAATATTTAGTAAAAAATTACATACTGGACTATATTTTCCCCCAAATGATGGAGATGTTATGGGAAGAGTTGTCTATGGAAAACATTTACTTGATTTTTTAAAAATAGGAGATATGATAAAGAAGATTTCTCCAATAATAGAGAAAAGAGGAGGATTTCAATTAATAAGAGCTAATTTGGATTATATACCAAATGATGGAGATGAAATTATAACTAAGATGGAAATTAATTTAGATTATGAATCTCCTAAAAATGGAGAACATTTATACAATATGTTAGAAAATGGGTTTTTTGTTTCAAGAAAAACAAGTAGGTTCATAGCATATGATAAACAAGTAGTATCATTAGAAAGTGAAAAAATTGGAGTAAGAGAAAGAGGAATAGTTTCTATTAGAAATAATGGGAATAAAGCAGGTTCAATTTACATTTATATTAATAATGCCCCTATATCTATGAATCATACAATAGTAGGAAAAGTTGTAAGAGGATTAGAAATTGCTGATGTAGCTTTAGAAGGAGATAAAATAGATTTAGTAATAAATCCAATTAGAATAGAATTATTAGGAAGGACTCAAAAAGAAGCTTCATTAATTTTAGAAAAATTGGGAATAAAACATATTAGAGATGGAGATGAAAGAGATGATGCAATAATAGTTGATCATTCACCATCAACAACTTTAGAAATTTTTAAGAAAAAAGAAGTAATTTGTAAAGGTGTACCCAAAGAAAGAATTTTGAAAATAAAATTATATAGAAATTTAGCACCATCAACTATTGATTATTTTGAGAAAGTTTCTAATATAAATATTAGAAAAATAGGAAAATTGAAAGTATTTTTTACAACAAAAGACGTAGTACTGTTTAAAGGAAATTTAGAATTAGGAAAGATATTATTACCTGAAAATATTCCAAAAGACTTTGTTTCTCCTGGAATTATAGGAGTGACTAATTCTGTGAAAAAATATTCAGGTATTATTGGAATAAGAATTTCTAAAAGTGATAGATTTGGTCCAACAGCTGAGGGATTTGAAGGTAGTAATATAATAGGTGAAGTAATAGAAGGATTAGAAAATTTGAAAAATGTTAAGGAAAATGATGAAGTTTATATTATGGAGGTAGATAAATGA
- a CDS encoding methanogenesis marker 6 protein has product MKTYVVMLSPDSNLTPSMLVEKISKISGIVYKETCYGLLIEGEEEVIEEAIRELKSMDPNRIFIKIRGYRIGDERICRAKRGGGPRPGFFMLGQERSVLKNVVKALESKEEISIKKEKKKLDYNKLKKIIKEEI; this is encoded by the coding sequence ATGAAAACTTATGTTGTAATGTTATCACCAGACTCAAACTTAACACCATCAATGTTAGTAGAAAAAATTTCAAAAATAAGTGGAATAGTATATAAGGAAACTTGTTATGGTCTATTAATAGAAGGTGAAGAAGAAGTAATTGAAGAAGCTATAAGAGAATTGAAAAGTATGGACCCTAATAGAATATTCATTAAAATAAGAGGTTATAGAATTGGAGATGAAAGAATTTGTAGAGCAAAAAGAGGAGGGGGGCCAAGGCCAGGATTTTTCATGTTAGGACAAGAAAGAAGTGTTTTAAAAAATGTTGTAAAAGCTTTAGAAAGTAAAGAAGAAATTTCAATAAAAAAAGAAAAAAAGAAACTAGATTATAACAAACTTAAAAAAATAATAAAGGAGGAAATTTAA
- a CDS encoding methanogenesis marker 17 protein encodes MEDLALGGSIKWIYAYIRPEIPLFIVKINYREYERKNILKDLAKFEVKSNAIKIILNNELDLSDALRALWSEIGRDRVEQIGRQEILVKNTDLEILKNLKIRERTISISDKIIELITRILPEGFRIRHFIKENDVLIVLASEDPIKKDWIDMALGMIVDA; translated from the coding sequence ATTGAAGACTTAGCTTTAGGTGGAAGTATTAAATGGATTTATGCATATATAAGGCCAGAAATTCCACTTTTTATAGTTAAAATAAATTATAGAGAATATGAAAGAAAAAATATACTCAAAGATTTAGCAAAATTTGAAGTTAAATCAAATGCAATAAAGATTATTTTAAATAATGAATTAGATTTATCAGATGCTTTAAGAGCTCTCTGGAGTGAAATAGGAAGAGATAGAGTAGAACAGATAGGAAGACAAGAAATATTAGTAAAAAATACTGATTTGGAAATTTTAAAGAATCTAAAAATTAGAGAGAGAACAATTAGTATATCAGATAAAATTATTGAATTAATAACAAGAATATTGCCTGAAGGTTTTAGAATTAGGCATTTTATAAAAGAAAATGATGTATTAATTGTATTAGCATCTGAAGATCCGATTAAGAAAGATTGGATTGATATGGCATTAGGGATGATTGTTGATGCTTAA
- a CDS encoding methanogenesis marker 7 protein has translation MLKYLIFEGGVYKHELITEFVEDVGGFIIQKNIIGLDLIMHIAIPEDDYKKIIEIANEIKGNLKEAPLIGIEIAVVAPTLSRHHLPHPACDIAENLRRHGAKTNLIGLSRGVGQKIAHINKDDIELIEEHDIAVFVLGNFEYCIKNFKYKLFKDISIPIIVTGGPEEMDLPGIEGYVGGIGRYPERFRINEMIEKLNLISKLAGDIAEKRRKEMDLDPLIIEPALVKKEIERQIPEVLEALSPNPVTLKIDGVRIKLPYEEYKDKVSSINIEGKNLKDFAIIKKSLMRDYILVKILPESFFIKV, from the coding sequence ATGCTTAAATATTTAATATTTGAAGGAGGGGTTTATAAACATGAGCTTATTACTGAATTTGTAGAAGATGTTGGCGGTTTTATTATTCAAAAAAATATTATTGGATTAGACTTAATTATGCATATAGCTATTCCTGAAGATGATTATAAAAAAATTATAGAAATTGCTAATGAAATAAAAGGCAATTTGAAAGAAGCTCCATTAATAGGTATAGAAATTGCTGTAGTAGCTCCAACATTATCTAGACATCATTTACCACATCCAGCATGTGATATTGCAGAAAATTTAAGAAGACATGGAGCAAAAACCAATTTAATAGGATTATCTAGAGGAGTTGGTCAGAAAATTGCTCATATAAATAAAGATGATATTGAACTCATAGAAGAACATGATATTGCAGTTTTTGTTCTTGGAAATTTTGAATATTGTATTAAGAATTTCAAATATAAATTGTTTAAGGATATTTCCATACCAATTATTGTAACTGGTGGACCTGAAGAAATGGATTTACCTGGAATTGAAGGATACGTAGGAGGAATTGGAAGATATCCTGAAAGATTTAGAATAAATGAAATGATAGAAAAATTAAACTTAATATCTAAATTAGCAGGAGATATAGCTGAAAAAAGAAGAAAGGAAATGGACTTAGACCCTTTAATTATAGAACCTGCACTTGTAAAAAAAGAAATTGAAAGACAAATACCAGAAGTATTAGAAGCTTTATCACCTAATCCAGTTACATTAAAGATAGATGGAGTAAGAATAAAATTACCATATGAAGAATACAAGGATAAAGTAAGTTCCATAAATATTGAAGGAAAAAACTTAAAAGATTTTGCCATTATTAAAAAATCATTAATGAGAGATTATATATTAGTAAAAATTTTACCAGAATCCTTCTTTATTAAGGTGTGA
- a CDS encoding ATP-binding cassette domain-containing protein, with translation MLLCENIVKVFQNGVKALDSISLELKRGEILGILGESGAGKTTLLRILRGVESFNNGRILFEDLEITPNSPKEVFYELQKRTAIQLQRTFSLWPDSVIDNVIRALRYQDIREETLPQSEGEYEEYKIKALEILKIVGLDGKADLWSMILSGGEKQRLILARQIARKPKILLLDEPGTMTDVKSREDLINALKKVREAYNTSILFVSHNPQTHLKLADRAILIEKGRKIMEGKTEDVINEFLSKLEKPLEKTIIKGKEILKMENVNKIYKIIPYGKIFELKNANLTFRTGEITAIIGPSAAGKTVLLRMLAGLEMPNSGNIMLYHKGEWIILNKLCKKSLRARRKISIMHQEFDLPYWSEVLSLFSSRLGIKDYKLLERAIKKAEKMGLSEIHIDFLSRIMDLPENELEIKLNELEIDRNFLKEIFKEKNLEKSKEIAEKILSWFNINPEILNRKSYELSGGEKIRIALALAIASNPKVLLLDEPFGDLDPLNLRRVANILKRIKLLFKPAIILVSHQLDFVEEVADRCILIINGKILSDGNPSMVIKEYMRVKENGI, from the coding sequence ATGCTATTGTGTGAAAATATTGTTAAAGTATTTCAAAATGGAGTTAAAGCTTTAGATTCAATATCATTAGAATTAAAAAGAGGAGAAATTTTAGGAATATTAGGAGAAAGTGGTGCAGGAAAAACAACTTTATTAAGAATATTAAGAGGAGTAGAAAGTTTTAATAATGGTAGAATATTGTTTGAAGATCTTGAGATAACTCCAAATTCACCAAAAGAAGTATTTTACGAATTACAAAAAAGAACAGCTATACAACTTCAAAGAACATTTAGTCTTTGGCCAGATTCTGTTATTGACAATGTTATAAGAGCTTTAAGATATCAAGATATACGAGAAGAAACTCTACCTCAAAGTGAAGGAGAATATGAAGAATATAAAATTAAAGCTTTAGAAATATTAAAAATTGTAGGACTTGATGGAAAAGCAGATTTATGGTCTATGATATTAAGTGGAGGAGAAAAACAGAGGCTAATTTTAGCTAGACAAATTGCAAGAAAACCTAAAATTTTATTACTTGATGAACCTGGTACAATGACTGATGTTAAAAGTAGAGAAGATTTGATAAATGCATTAAAAAAAGTGAGAGAAGCTTATAATACAAGTATTCTCTTTGTTTCTCATAATCCTCAAACTCATTTAAAACTTGCAGATAGAGCAATACTTATTGAAAAAGGTAGGAAAATAATGGAAGGAAAAACAGAAGATGTAATAAATGAGTTTCTTTCAAAATTAGAAAAACCATTGGAAAAGACAATTATAAAGGGAAAAGAAATTCTTAAAATGGAAAATGTTAATAAAATATATAAAATTATTCCATATGGAAAAATATTTGAATTAAAAAATGCTAATTTAACTTTTAGAACAGGAGAAATAACTGCAATTATAGGCCCTTCTGCTGCTGGAAAAACAGTACTCTTGAGAATGTTAGCAGGATTAGAAATGCCAAATTCTGGAAATATAATGTTATATCATAAAGGTGAATGGATTATTTTAAATAAGCTTTGTAAAAAAAGTTTGAGAGCTAGAAGAAAAATAAGCATAATGCATCAAGAATTTGATCTACCATATTGGTCTGAAGTATTAAGTTTATTTTCTTCAAGACTTGGAATAAAAGATTATAAATTATTAGAAAGAGCAATTAAAAAAGCTGAAAAAATGGGATTAAGTGAAATTCATATAGATTTTCTAAGTAGAATTATGGATTTGCCTGAAAATGAATTAGAAATTAAATTAAATGAATTAGAAATTGATAGAAATTTCTTAAAAGAAATTTTTAAGGAAAAAAATCTTGAAAAAAGTAAAGAAATTGCAGAAAAAATTTTGAGTTGGTTTAATATAAATCCAGAAATACTTAATAGAAAATCTTATGAACTTTCAGGTGGTGAAAAAATAAGAATTGCACTTGCTTTAGCAATAGCATCAAATCCTAAAGTATTATTACTTGATGAGCCTTTTGGTGATTTAGATCCATTAAACTTAAGAAGAGTTGCAAATATTTTAAAAAGAATTAAATTACTTTTCAAACCAGCAATAATATTAGTAAGTCATCAACTTGATTTTGTAGAAGAAGTAGCAGATAGATGTATATTAATTATTAATGGTAAAATTTTAAGTGATGGCAATCCTTCGATGGTTATTAAAGAATATATGAGGGTAAAAGAAAATGGAATTTGA
- a CDS encoding ASKHA domain-containing protein, producing MEFEVKFLPEGKKTLVKEGATVFEAALKAGVDLIALCGGKGFCGKCLIEIIKGEIPPPTEQELRKIGKEKIEKGIRLACQLKVYDNLIIGVPNQSRIGKQKLVIMGVEPPIKINPNVKKFYFEITPPSLDDPRGDDLRINEILSNINNISFNYSLVKEMPSILRESNWKVTLTIVNNELINIQPGDKTKDCYGVAVDIGTTKLAVFIVDLLSGDILFADGMMNPQIKYGEDVISRIQYASQSNENLREVQNAIINGINGLIEKGLKETGINKEDLYEMVVVGNTAMHHLFLGLNVKWLGLAPYAPVIGMGYNVKAREIGININPSGNVYTLPNVAGFVGADAIADILASKIYEKDNLTLLMDVGTNTEVILGNKYELLCCSTASGPAFEGAHIKFGMRAASGAIERVKIKEDFEVEYSTIDDEKARGICGSGIIDAIAEMLRTGVIDTAGRIVLENHKRVRKGEFGKEFIIVFKEETATGEEDIVITQEDIREIQKAKAAMYAGYMTLMRVGGFKKEDLFEIIIAGAFGSYIDPLSAKIIGMIPELPISKISFLGNTAGSGARICLKSIDYRKKAEEIAKKMKYIELAVMRIFEEEYINAMFLPNSRIEDFPEVMSIIKAPINVKRYVKK from the coding sequence ATGGAATTTGAAGTAAAATTTTTACCTGAGGGTAAGAAAACTTTAGTAAAAGAAGGAGCTACAGTTTTTGAAGCAGCTCTAAAAGCTGGTGTTGATCTTATAGCATTATGTGGTGGTAAAGGATTTTGTGGAAAATGTTTAATAGAAATTATAAAAGGAGAAATTCCTCCACCTACAGAACAAGAATTACGTAAAATTGGTAAAGAAAAAATTGAAAAAGGAATTAGACTAGCATGTCAATTAAAAGTATACGATAATTTAATAATAGGAGTGCCAAATCAAAGTAGAATAGGAAAACAGAAATTAGTTATAATGGGCGTAGAACCACCAATTAAAATTAATCCAAATGTTAAGAAATTTTATTTTGAAATTACTCCTCCATCATTAGATGACCCTAGAGGAGATGATTTAAGAATAAATGAAATTTTATCAAATATAAACAATATTTCATTTAATTATTCATTAGTTAAAGAAATGCCATCAATTCTAAGAGAAAGTAATTGGAAAGTCACTTTAACAATAGTAAATAATGAATTAATAAATATACAACCTGGTGATAAGACAAAAGATTGCTATGGAGTTGCAGTAGATATTGGAACTACAAAACTTGCAGTATTCATAGTAGATTTGTTAAGTGGTGATATATTATTTGCAGATGGAATGATGAATCCACAAATAAAATATGGAGAAGATGTGATTTCAAGAATACAATATGCATCTCAAAGTAATGAAAATCTTAGAGAAGTTCAAAATGCAATAATAAATGGAATAAATGGATTAATAGAAAAAGGATTAAAGGAAACTGGTATAAATAAAGAGGATTTATATGAAATGGTCGTAGTAGGAAATACTGCTATGCATCACTTATTCTTAGGATTAAATGTAAAATGGCTTGGTTTAGCACCTTATGCTCCAGTAATAGGAATGGGATATAATGTTAAGGCAAGAGAAATTGGAATTAACATAAACCCTTCTGGTAATGTTTATACATTACCAAATGTAGCAGGTTTTGTAGGTGCTGATGCTATAGCAGATATCTTAGCATCAAAAATATATGAAAAAGATAATTTAACACTACTCATGGATGTTGGAACAAATACTGAAGTAATATTAGGGAATAAATATGAGCTTTTATGTTGTTCCACAGCTTCTGGACCGGCATTTGAAGGAGCTCATATAAAATTTGGTATGAGAGCTGCAAGTGGGGCAATAGAAAGAGTGAAAATAAAAGAAGATTTTGAAGTTGAATATTCTACAATAGATGATGAAAAAGCAAGAGGAATATGTGGCTCAGGTATTATAGATGCTATTGCTGAAATGTTAAGAACAGGAGTAATAGATACTGCTGGTAGAATTGTATTAGAAAATCATAAAAGAGTACGAAAAGGAGAATTTGGTAAAGAATTCATTATTGTATTTAAAGAAGAAACAGCTACAGGTGAAGAAGATATTGTAATAACTCAAGAAGATATTAGAGAAATACAGAAAGCAAAAGCTGCAATGTATGCTGGATATATGACACTTATGAGAGTAGGAGGTTTTAAGAAAGAAGATTTATTTGAAATAATAATTGCAGGAGCTTTTGGAAGTTATATTGATCCATTAAGTGCAAAAATCATAGGAATGATACCTGAATTACCAATATCTAAAATATCATTTTTAGGTAATACAGCAGGATCAGGTGCAAGAATATGTTTAAAATCAATTGATTATAGAAAAAAAGCTGAAGAAATTGCTAAAAAAATGAAGTATATAGAGTTAGCTGTAATGCGAATTTTTGAAGAAGAATATATAAACGCAATGTTTTTACCAAATAGTAGAATTGAAGATTTTCCAGAAGTAATGAGTATTATAAAAGCACCAATAAATGTGAAAAGATATGTTAAAAAATGA
- a CDS encoding amino acid-binding protein: protein MWKEIEKFFSSSPAKLKVARIMVELGFSINNEGKIVCGNVEIPDSSIARAIAVDRRVVRQTVKEILNDEKMKNIFTKIKPAGSFLKEVAPDLGYGVIEIRAQPTAIGVIAKATSYIAEAGLSIRQILAEDPDLNPDPKLLIITDKKVPGEVISKLLTIPTVKKVSIS from the coding sequence GTGTGGAAAGAAATAGAAAAATTCTTTTCAAGCTCACCTGCAAAACTTAAAGTAGCTAGAATAATGGTAGAATTAGGCTTTAGTATTAATAATGAAGGTAAAATTGTATGTGGTAATGTAGAAATACCAGATAGTAGTATAGCAAGAGCCATAGCAGTAGATAGAAGAGTTGTAAGACAAACTGTAAAAGAAATTTTAAATGATGAAAAAATGAAAAATATATTTACTAAAATAAAACCAGCAGGAAGTTTTTTAAAAGAAGTTGCTCCAGACTTAGGTTATGGTGTTATTGAAATAAGAGCTCAACCAACTGCAATTGGTGTTATAGCAAAAGCTACATCATATATAGCAGAAGCTGGTCTTAGTATTAGACAAATATTAGCTGAAGATCCAGATTTGAATCCAGATCCCAAATTATTAATAATAACAGATAAGAAAGTACCAGGAGAAGTAATATCAAAACTTTTAACAATTCCTACAGTTAAAAAAGTGAGTATAAGTTAA
- the tpiA gene encoding triose-phosphate isomerase produces the protein MMKITYPLLLINFKTYTEALGNKGLNLAKIAEKIAMEYNVCIAVAPQFVDIKTIAENVSIPIFAQHVDSYEPGAYTGHITPESIKEAGAHGTLLNHSERRLRLDEIEASLNRCKEINLICCICAGNEKIAKALSILNPDIIAIEPPELIGTGISVSKAKPEIVKNSVESIKKINPNVHVLCGAGITNASDISKAIELGSEGVLIASGIVKSKNPEDLLRQFAKVLSI, from the coding sequence ATTATGAAAATAACTTATCCATTATTACTCATAAATTTTAAAACTTATACAGAAGCTTTAGGAAATAAGGGTTTAAATCTTGCAAAAATTGCTGAAAAAATTGCAATGGAATATAATGTATGCATAGCAGTCGCTCCTCAATTTGTTGATATAAAAACAATTGCTGAGAATGTTTCCATACCTATTTTTGCTCAACATGTTGATTCATACGAACCTGGAGCTTATACTGGTCATATAACACCGGAATCAATTAAAGAAGCTGGAGCTCATGGAACATTATTAAATCATTCAGAAAGAAGATTAAGATTAGATGAAATAGAGGCATCATTGAATAGATGTAAAGAAATAAACTTAATTTGTTGTATATGTGCAGGAAATGAAAAAATTGCTAAAGCACTTTCTATATTAAATCCAGATATTATTGCAATAGAACCTCCAGAGTTAATAGGAACGGGAATTTCAGTTTCAAAAGCAAAGCCAGAGATTGTGAAAAATTCTGTAGAATCTATTAAGAAAATCAATCCTAATGTACATGTCTTATGTGGTGCAGGAATTACCAATGCCTCAGACATCAGTAAGGCTATTGAACTTGGATCAGAAGGAGTATTAATAGCTTCAGGAATTGTAAAATCAAAAAATCCTGAAGATTTACTAAGACAATTTGCTAAAGTATTATCAATTTAA
- a CDS encoding NAD+ synthase: MLAPLQNINLKKTREFIINFLKNEVGDRKVVFGLSGGVDSSTVAALLAQTFEKERILALIMPEKAYYEDIEDALLIASEFNLDYKIIEIGEIVDCFLNKLGKGKSLVAEGNLKARIRMTILYYFANIEKRLVIGCGDRSELAIGYFTKYGDGGVDLLPIGGLYKTQVKLLAEFMKVPRKIIEKGSTPGLWRGQTAKEELGMDYYEIDEILYYHLDLGYDYNKLIIVFGKEKEDKIKFLLNRISENKHKLSMPPIAKIPNEILFGR, from the coding sequence ATGCTTGCTCCTTTACAAAATATAAATTTAAAGAAAACAAGAGAATTCATAATAAATTTTTTAAAAAATGAAGTTGGAGATAGGAAAGTAGTTTTTGGATTAAGTGGTGGTGTAGATTCTTCAACTGTTGCAGCACTTCTTGCTCAAACTTTTGAAAAAGAAAGAATTTTAGCATTAATAATGCCTGAGAAAGCTTATTATGAAGATATAGAAGATGCATTATTAATTGCAAGTGAATTTAATTTAGATTATAAAATTATTGAAATTGGAGAAATAGTAGATTGTTTCTTAAATAAATTAGGAAAGGGAAAAAGTCTAGTAGCTGAAGGAAATTTAAAAGCAAGAATTAGAATGACAATACTTTATTATTTTGCAAATATTGAAAAAAGACTTGTTATAGGATGTGGAGATAGGAGTGAATTAGCAATAGGTTATTTTACAAAATATGGAGATGGAGGAGTAGATTTACTTCCAATTGGAGGACTTTATAAAACACAAGTTAAATTATTAGCAGAATTTATGAAAGTACCAAGAAAAATTATAGAAAAAGGAAGTACTCCTGGCTTATGGCGAGGACAAACAGCAAAAGAAGAACTTGGTATGGATTATTATGAAATTGATGAAATATTATATTATCATTTAGATTTAGGATATGATTATAATAAACTTATAATTGTATTTGGAAAGGAAAAAGAAGATAAAATTAAATTTTTATTAAATAGAATTTCTGAAAATAAACATAAATTAAGTATGCCACCAATAGCAAAAATACCTAATGAAATATTATTTGGTAGATAA
- a CDS encoding restriction endonuclease encodes MKLEELENKLKLGESLEEILKKEGWKDFEDLTSLILSENGFLTIKNFRFSYNKKRYEIDIIALEEPRAILIDCKHWKARYGKKSALRKAAYTHYQKCLNFSYKLIEIPIIELKKWNKVIIIPTLITLYEEEVREEEKVLIVPLFKIVSFLECVRNGFFDMIKLKFFKLS; translated from the coding sequence ATGAAATTAGAAGAACTTGAAAATAAATTAAAATTAGGAGAATCACTTGAAGAAATTCTTAAAAAAGAAGGATGGAAGGATTTTGAAGATCTAACTTCATTAATTTTATCAGAGAATGGATTTTTAACTATTAAAAACTTTAGATTTTCATATAATAAAAAAAGATATGAAATAGATATTATAGCTTTGGAAGAACCAAGAGCTATATTAATAGATTGTAAGCATTGGAAAGCAAGATATGGTAAAAAATCAGCTTTAAGAAAAGCAGCCTATACACATTATCAAAAATGTTTAAATTTTTCATATAAATTAATTGAAATACCCATAATTGAATTAAAAAAATGGAACAAAGTAATAATAATACCTACATTAATAACACTTTATGAAGAGGAAGTAAGAGAAGAAGAAAAAGTATTAATTGTGCCTTTATTTAAAATTGTATCATTTTTAGAATGTGTAAGAAATGGATTTTTTGATATGATAAAACTTAAATTCTTTAAATTAAGTTAA